The region GCTCCACTACTATGGCTCGGGATGCTCGTGTACGGGCTGTTCACGGGTTTTGCCGAACTGACCGTGGGGTTCTACGTGTGGCAGGGTGTCGCGGTCGTGCTGACCCTCGTCATAGACTACGTTGCCACTGCGTACGGGACGAAACGATATGGCGGGTCCGCAGCCGCCATCTACGGAAGCGTCGCCGGAATCGTGACCGGTCCGTTCATCCTCGGCCCGCTCGGTCTGGTCGTGGGGCCGTTCGCGGGAGCTCTCATAGGCGAACTCGCCACTGGAAAGCGAGCCGAAGCGGCGTTCAGGGCGGCTTTTGGGACCCTGATAGGCCTGCTTGGCGGGACTGTTCTCAAGGTCGCGGTGGAGATCGGGATGATCGTGGGGTTTTTCTGGGCCATCCTGAGCTGACCCAGCTCGAAGGTGGACCAGATCTACCGCAGAACTACCGCGCGACCGGCTCCTTCGGGCCTGCCAACGGCTGGGTGTTGCGCCAAAAGTCCATGGCGAACACGGACAACACGCCCGCCATCGCACCTAGGACGCCTGCTATGGCCACGTTGAGCACCTTCCTCGGTCCTGAAGGTTCCACGGGCAAGGTGGCGGGCGCAGCTATCCCTATGGCGGAACTCACCAAGGCGCTCGCGTCCCGTCCCTCGAGGTTCTGTAACTTCGTCGCAAGATCGACCACTCGACCTTTGCTGACGCTTACTTCATCGGCCAGCCTTTCCTCGAGAGCCTCCTCTTCCATGAGCCTCGTCTTCAGCTCCGCGATCTCGGCTTCGAGCACCGGGATGGCTTTGCGGGCAGCGGCCAGTCGGGCCCTGGTCTCAGCGAGGCTCGCCCGTTTGCGAGCGACGTCCTCCAGCAACGACGTGTACGCGGGATTGAGCTGAACTGGCGCGAGGCTCCATGTTTCCGGGCCCGACGCTCCGTTGGTCTGCCCGCCCGAAGGCCGCTCCAGCGCCACCGTCCGCGGAATGGCTGAGAGCTGCTCCTCCAGAACTCTGAGGGAGTCCGATGCGGCGCGCTCCTCGCTCGTGAGCTGAGCGAACTCCCACCGGTAACTAGCCAGCTCGGCAGCCTTGGAGTTAATCTCCTGAGTGAGCAGGTCCGTTCCACCCGAGCTCCCCACGACCTCCTTGAGCCTCTCCAGCTTCTCTGAAACGGCTGCTTCTTGGTGGGCTAGCTCCGCAGAGAGCGCCTGCTTCCGAGAGGAGAGCCGCGCGGACACGAGGTCGGAGAGATAGCCCCTGTATGCCTCGACGATCGCTTCCGCCAAGGCCCTCGCGTTTTCAGGGACGGGGTCTTTGACAGCGATCTCCACGAGCCTGTCGCTCTTGCTTGCGTCACCCGCCACTTTGGTAGTGACCTTCTTGGCGAGGGCAGCCGCGTCCAACGAGGTACTGCCGAGGGACCTTGCGGCCCGGTCGAGGACGATCGGGTCTCGCAACAGCCTGACGTGCGCTTGGGGGGTGCTTCCGATGATGCCGGTGATGACAGGGTCTCCGAGCTCTGCTCCCACTTCTGTGGGAAGGTTCACGGTGAGGACAGTGGTGGACTCATACACCGGGTCGAGCAACAAGGAGCTTATCAGCCCCGCCGCTAACATAGCGCACAGGGTCACCGCGAGGACTACCCACCTTCCGCGCCAGAGGGCCTCAATGTACTGCCTCAGGTCTATCTCGTCTGTGTACCCGCCGTCTTGCGCCATCGCTGCACGGCACGAAATCCTGCCCTTTAGCGGGACAGGACAGCCGTGGCTTTCCCCCTCCTTCCTTTCTCGCCCAATCATGGGATCATGACGGAGTATCACTACGGAGTGGCACTGTCCACAAAACAGGACATTCGCGCTGCAGGCTCGGATTCCTTCTTCCTGACCTGGACGAGGCCTTTCCAGCTGGATGGGACGAGGGGTGAGACAAGGCATATCAGAACGTAACACGTCCCGTGACCATCACTCTGCTCGCCACACTCAGTCTCTCATCAAACGCGAACGCGACGTCAGTACACATCCCGCCCAACTCAAGCCTTGCTCCCGCCGATCCACAAGGGCTCCTGTCGGGACGCAGGAAAACCGCTCCCGTTCCTACGAGCCCTGGAGCGATCTCGAGCTGGGCACCCAGTCCGAGCTGCCACGGTGCCGCGTGCGGAACGCCTGCTATGCCCCACGGGCCTTTGGCGCCAGATGGCTCAAGTGAGACGGTGACGGAACGAACCCGGGAGAGCGACGGGGGCATCACCGCCAGGGACATGGCCGTTCCTGTGCAAGCTCTCTCGCTCTTCGTCCACGGTCGGGAGGTCCCGCCCGACGCAATGGAGCCGTCCCACCTCATGTCGGCCAACACGTTCACCACGTCGACCCGGGCTGACACTTGTCCGAGTCGACCCGCGGCCAGTCGCGTAGACATCCCAAGGTCGAGGGCGTAGCCGCGTCCGCCAGCCAGAAGCGTCGTCTCTCCGCCGAATTCACTGGAGAAGCGACCTTCCAAGGATCCGTCGAGCACGTGAAGTCTCGCTTCCAAGATGAGGCCTCGGATCGGGATCGCTGCCTCCCCAACCCACGCTTGAATGGTCCGGATCTCTCCAGCTCGCTCTCGGTGCTCGGCCCAGCCTCGTGCCAGATCCAGTTCGGTTCTGGCCAGCCCGAACCTCACCGGACCGCCGGACGGGAACACGAGGTCCTTGACTCCCCAGCTCCTTCTGATTCCCACGAGGAAGTCGTAGTCACCGGCTCCCGCCCCGCGTATGAGGTCGAGACCGCTCGACCACGACGTTCCCTTGGTGCCTTCCGGCGACCACGAACCGAACGAGACGACAAGGCTGCGAGCGCGGGCGCCGCACTCAAGACTCGGCCAGACTCCTGCCCCGCCCGCTGCGAGCTCGGACGCGGCAAGTGGCAGGTACCAGGCACCTGTGTTGATCCCAGCCAGCAGATCTCCGGGACCTGGCACGGTCTCCGCTGCGCAAGGCGCGGACCACACGACGAGGATCGCCGTCAGGACAAGAACAGAGGGTCCCAAGAAACGCAGGAGCAGCGCACTTC is a window of Bacillota bacterium DNA encoding:
- a CDS encoding DUF456 domain-containing protein translates to MAVVGMALAVLLFMLGLAGTVLPVLPGAPLLWLGMLVYGLFTGFAELTVGFYVWQGVAVVLTLVIDYVATAYGTKRYGGSAAAIYGSVAGIVTGPFILGPLGLVVGPFAGALIGELATGKRAEAAFRAAFGTLIGLLGGTVLKVAVEIGMIVGFFWAILS
- a CDS encoding Wzz/FepE/Etk N-terminal domain-containing protein, which codes for MILRHDPMIGRERKEGESHGCPVPLKGRISCRAAMAQDGGYTDEIDLRQYIEALWRGRWVVLAVTLCAMLAAGLISSLLLDPVYESTTVLTVNLPTEVGAELGDPVITGIIGSTPQAHVRLLRDPIVLDRAARSLGSTSLDAAALAKKVTTKVAGDASKSDRLVEIAVKDPVPENARALAEAIVEAYRGYLSDLVSARLSSRKQALSAELAHQEAAVSEKLERLKEVVGSSGGTDLLTQEINSKAAELASYRWEFAQLTSEERAASDSLRVLEEQLSAIPRTVALERPSGGQTNGASGPETWSLAPVQLNPAYTSLLEDVARKRASLAETRARLAAARKAIPVLEAEIAELKTRLMEEEALEERLADEVSVSKGRVVDLATKLQNLEGRDASALVSSAIGIAAPATLPVEPSGPRKVLNVAIAGVLGAMAGVLSVFAMDFWRNTQPLAGPKEPVAR